One window of Paralichthys olivaceus isolate ysfri-2021 chromosome 20, ASM2471397v2, whole genome shotgun sequence genomic DNA carries:
- the LOC109638802 gene encoding nuclear transport factor 2-like, whose amino-acid sequence MASETELWQRIGEGFVQLYYTQFDTTNRMLLGDLYSTTACLTWEGTTFFGREAIANKLINLPFKNIKHIITGQDFQPTVDSCILIMVFGQLQIDDHPPMAFHQVFMLKNQNDNWACTNDVFRLGIHNIPV is encoded by the exons ATGGCTAGTGAGACAGAATTATGGCAAAGGATTGGAGAAGGCTTTGTCCAATTATACTACACCCAGTTTGACACTACCAACAGGATGCTCCTGGGTGATCTCTAT TCTACTACTGCTTGTCTGACGTGGGAAGGAACAACTTTCTTCGGGAGGGAAGCCATTGCAAACAAACTAATA AACTTGCCTTTCAAGAACATAAAGCACATTATCACAGGACAAGATTTTCAACCCACAGTAGACAGTTGCATCCTCATAATGGTGTTTGGACAGTTACAG ATAGATGATCATCCTCCAATGGCCTTCCATCAAGTGTTCATGCTGAAGAACCAGAATGACAATTGGGCTTGCACAAACGACGTGTTCCGGTTGGGGATACATAACATACCGGTGTAG